The Candidatus Hydrogenedens sp. genome includes a window with the following:
- a CDS encoding M20 family peptidase — MRKIIRLLLVGVLTLLIVILAIVLSRAEKVRWHKKEVPRVEEVSVSLEKEMIANNLGRALQFKTISYQEEMQNDWEEYKKFIRYLEETFPEVHATLKRDIVNEYSLLYTWEGKNPSLPPALFLAHYDVVPIEEGTESQWKYPPFSGAVAEGYIWGRGAIDVKCDVMALLESVNYLLKENYQPTRTLLFAFGHDEEVGGRKGAKKVAELLKERGIRPEFSLDEGMAVTEGLLPGINGPTALIGIGEKGYLSLKLMVTTAGGHSAEPPKETSIGILSNAISKIERNPMPATLEGPLRWMLEDLSPYMNFSMRVVCSNLWLLGGILKKALENIPSANAAIRTTFAPTLFHAGEKENVLPSNAWAVVNVRMLPGDNSEKVINYIKKVINDPRVEIQPFSPEKTDEASRLSDRNSEGYKAIVNSIHAIWGNIPVASALTLGGTDSVNYMDVVKNTYRFQPMKFTREDLDLIHSTNERLSIDNYTTAIKFYIRLLKNTGSN; from the coding sequence ATGAGAAAAATTATCCGTTTATTATTAGTAGGGGTATTAACTCTTCTAATCGTAATTCTTGCTATTGTCCTTTCTCGAGCAGAAAAAGTAAGGTGGCATAAAAAAGAAGTCCCCAGAGTAGAAGAAGTTTCTGTTTCATTAGAAAAAGAAATGATAGCAAATAATTTGGGTCGAGCATTACAGTTTAAAACCATCTCTTATCAAGAAGAGATGCAAAATGATTGGGAAGAGTATAAGAAATTTATACGATATTTAGAGGAAACATTTCCCGAGGTGCATGCAACGTTAAAAAGAGATATTGTCAATGAATACAGCTTACTTTACACCTGGGAAGGGAAAAATCCATCATTACCACCAGCATTATTCTTGGCACATTATGACGTTGTTCCTATAGAAGAAGGCACTGAGAGTCAATGGAAATACCCTCCGTTCTCGGGAGCAGTAGCAGAAGGTTATATTTGGGGGCGAGGTGCTATTGATGTGAAGTGTGATGTAATGGCTTTACTGGAATCAGTAAATTATTTGCTAAAGGAAAACTATCAACCGACAAGGACGCTCCTGTTTGCATTTGGTCATGATGAAGAAGTAGGTGGTAGAAAGGGAGCCAAAAAGGTTGCCGAATTATTAAAAGAACGAGGAATCAGACCAGAATTTAGTTTAGATGAAGGAATGGCAGTTACAGAGGGACTGCTCCCAGGAATTAATGGTCCTACTGCCCTTATTGGAATTGGTGAAAAAGGATATTTATCCTTAAAACTCATGGTTACTACCGCTGGCGGACATTCTGCGGAACCTCCGAAAGAGACATCTATTGGTATTCTTTCCAATGCCATATCTAAAATAGAACGAAATCCTATGCCTGCAACCCTTGAAGGTCCACTACGTTGGATGTTAGAAGACCTATCGCCTTATATGAATTTCTCGATGCGGGTTGTTTGTTCTAATTTGTGGCTATTGGGTGGAATATTAAAAAAAGCACTTGAAAATATTCCGAGTGCTAATGCGGCTATTCGAACGACTTTCGCTCCTACATTGTTCCACGCTGGTGAGAAGGAAAATGTGCTCCCTTCAAACGCATGGGCTGTAGTTAATGTGCGGATGTTACCTGGAGATAATAGCGAAAAGGTAATAAACTATATTAAAAAAGTGATAAACGACCCGCGAGTTGAAATACAACCGTTCTCCCCTGAGAAAACAGATGAAGCAAGTCGTTTATCTGACCGTAATAGCGAAGGGTATAAAGCAATTGTCAATTCTATTCATGCTATATGGGGTAATATTCCTGTAGCGAGTGCATTAACTTTAGGTGGGACAGACTCAGTTAACTATATGGACGTTGTTAAGAACACATATCGATTCCAGCCTATGAAGTTCACCCGTGAAGACCTCGATTTAATTCATAGTACTAATGAAAGACTTAGTATCGACAATTACACCACCGCTATCAAATTTTATATCCGTTTATTAAAAAATACAGGTAGTAATTAG